In a single window of the Nodularia spumigena CCY9414 genome:
- a CDS encoding serine/threonine-protein kinase — translation MLAGTTLQGGKYTLNQEIGRGGFGITFKATHHYLGQEVVMKTINEKLRQHPDFPKFERQFQDEARRLATCIHPHIVRVSDFFVEDGLPYMVMEYIRGDTLGDAFVLPAIPLLEARAIHYIRQIGSALQVVHQNGLLHRDIKPDNIILRQGTQEVVLIDFGIAREFNNGVRQTHTGMVSEGYAPLEQYLTQAERTPATDVYGLAATLYALLTAQVPLPALLRDREQMPSPRELQPHLSAAVNQAVMRGMAVEPQFRPATVAEWLQLLPGSTMNTQNKAVPTEAVSTIVLPVEQQRQKIPQKPLLSRLKKPSMPQNLPNPKIFIALSIIVVAGAAGFGITTVFSNFQPQSTSPPLFEKRTIESEQTEPFADSPSSSEEEENNSRQNRRTSSPRNSAPVRTSRQRQRPIPVPEDQTPNTSSSTSTDSAPKPSSPESSVTPSVAPTPSLVERLREVRETREALPPPSPENSLPTTGNNSTSPPPVKQSNPIIIPTAPPSPEAKRSDPPTVVVPTVENKPSPIVVPGE, via the coding sequence ATGTTAGCAGGCACAACTTTGCAGGGTGGCAAATATACCCTGAACCAGGAAATAGGGCGCGGTGGTTTTGGTATTACTTTTAAAGCGACTCATCACTACTTAGGTCAAGAGGTAGTGATGAAAACTATTAATGAAAAACTCCGTCAACATCCTGATTTTCCCAAGTTCGAGCGCCAATTCCAAGACGAAGCCAGAAGATTGGCTACTTGTATTCATCCTCATATTGTCAGGGTCAGTGACTTTTTTGTCGAAGATGGACTGCCTTACATGGTGATGGAATACATCCGTGGCGATACATTGGGAGACGCATTTGTGTTGCCAGCGATACCCTTACTAGAAGCCAGAGCCATTCATTATATTCGTCAAATTGGGTCAGCGTTACAGGTAGTACATCAGAATGGTTTGCTACACCGGGATATTAAGCCAGACAATATTATTTTGCGTCAAGGAACTCAGGAAGTAGTACTGATTGATTTTGGAATTGCTCGCGAATTTAATAATGGTGTCAGGCAAACTCACACTGGCATGGTTTCTGAAGGCTATGCTCCCCTGGAACAGTATTTGACTCAAGCAGAGCGCACACCCGCTACAGATGTTTATGGTTTGGCAGCAACATTGTATGCTTTGTTGACAGCACAAGTTCCCTTACCAGCATTATTGCGCGATCGCGAACAAATGCCCTCTCCTCGCGAACTGCAACCCCACCTGAGTGCAGCAGTTAATCAAGCTGTCATGCGTGGGATGGCTGTAGAACCTCAATTTCGTCCAGCAACAGTTGCCGAATGGTTGCAATTATTGCCTGGAAGTACAATGAATACACAAAATAAGGCAGTTCCAACTGAGGCAGTGTCAACTATAGTGTTACCTGTCGAGCAACAGCGCCAAAAAATTCCCCAAAAACCTCTGCTCAGTCGGCTGAAAAAGCCATCAATGCCTCAAAACCTGCCGAATCCTAAAATCTTCATCGCTTTAAGTATAATCGTTGTTGCTGGCGCAGCAGGTTTTGGCATCACTACCGTATTTTCTAATTTTCAGCCACAGTCAACTTCACCACCTCTGTTTGAGAAGCGCACAATTGAGTCGGAGCAAACAGAACCATTCGCTGATTCGCCATCTTCATCTGAAGAAGAAGAAAATAACAGCAGACAAAATCGGCGCACTTCTTCGCCGCGTAACTCTGCACCCGTGAGAACTTCCAGACAACGCCAGCGTCCTATTCCTGTTCCTGAAGATCAAACTCCCAATACCAGTAGCAGCACTTCAACGGACAGTGCGCCAAAACCCAGTTCTCCGGAATCGTCAGTTACACCTAGCGTTGCTCCCACACCGTCATTAGTCGAAAGGCTGCGAGAAGTCCGTGAAACTCGTGAGGCTTTACCCCCGCCATCGCCGGAAAATAGTTTACCCACTACTGGCAACAATTCCACCTCACCCCCACCGGTGAAGCAATCAAATCCGATAATTATACCCACAGCGCCACCATCTCCCGAAGCCAAACGCTCAGATCCTCCGACTGTGGTAGTCCCCACGGTAGAAAACAAGCCAAGTCCCATAGTCGTACCTGGCGAGTAG
- a CDS encoding BamA/OMP85 family outer membrane protein, producing MRVSSAAILTLATLAASNLTQQAKATLITVASEDQPTKNSVVPVILETPARIETIASPETLATQQFSQNSVVVQTGGQKNPTSSPPPVVVSSSSTDNNLFVTATDVQVVGVTQELQQIVRQVVKTKVGGETSQSQLQKDVEAILETGLFASANVNSTTNPNGLNVVYQVQPVVVRSLQLSGAKILTYQVAQERFQSQIGKPISPEGLKQAVEQIDQWYADNGYQLANVLSIQPNSEGILTVNVAEGVVGDIKFRFINDDGQTIDSKGEPVKGRTQPDFLRKQLKLKPGQIYQENAVRQDVQQLYRTGLFESVNVAFEREANQVDLIYEVKEFGARAINVGGSYNADLGLLGTLSYQDQNIRGINENLSVNVGLSRNDLQFNTKLSSPYRATEPDRLGYTVNAFRRREVSETLDEKITLPNGDKVREGQIGTGISFVQPLDDWDTTLGFNYTRTSIRDRQGNITPTDAQGNRLTASETGIDDLATVSFTASQDNRDNIFNPTQGSLLSLSTEQSVPVGQGNIAMNRLKANFTQYVPVKLFNTNNTQPQVFAVNFQAGTVIGDLPPYESFNLGGSNSVRGYDVGDIGSGRSYVLATAEYRFPIVPVLGGVVFADFASDLGSGETVLGDPAGARGKPGQGFGYGAGVRIDSPLGLIRADYGINDQGESKVHLGIGQRF from the coding sequence ATGCGAGTTTCTTCTGCTGCAATTCTGACTTTAGCTACTTTGGCAGCTAGCAATCTTACTCAACAAGCAAAGGCTACATTGATTACAGTTGCTTCTGAGGATCAACCTACTAAAAATTCAGTAGTGCCAGTTATTCTCGAAACACCTGCAAGAATTGAGACTATTGCATCCCCAGAAACTTTAGCTACGCAACAATTTTCCCAAAATTCTGTAGTTGTGCAAACAGGTGGACAAAAAAACCCTACCTCTTCACCTCCCCCTGTGGTCGTCTCCTCCTCTAGCACTGATAATAATTTATTTGTCACTGCTACAGATGTCCAGGTAGTGGGAGTTACTCAGGAATTGCAGCAGATTGTCCGCCAAGTGGTTAAAACCAAAGTCGGGGGGGAAACCAGTCAAAGTCAGCTACAAAAGGATGTAGAGGCAATTTTAGAAACTGGTTTATTTGCTAGTGCTAACGTTAATAGCACCACTAATCCAAATGGATTAAATGTAGTGTATCAGGTGCAACCGGTGGTAGTGCGATCGCTGCAACTTTCAGGGGCGAAAATACTCACTTATCAGGTAGCCCAAGAACGGTTTCAATCGCAAATCGGTAAACCTATCAGTCCCGAAGGACTCAAACAAGCTGTAGAACAAATTGACCAATGGTACGCCGACAATGGTTATCAGCTAGCAAACGTGTTATCCATTCAACCCAACAGCGAAGGAATCCTCACAGTAAATGTCGCTGAAGGTGTGGTGGGTGACATTAAGTTTCGCTTTATTAATGACGATGGTCAAACCATTGATAGCAAAGGTGAACCAGTTAAAGGACGCACCCAGCCCGATTTTCTGCGAAAGCAATTAAAACTCAAGCCTGGGCAAATTTATCAAGAAAATGCAGTCCGCCAAGATGTGCAGCAGTTATATCGTACAGGCTTATTTGAAAGTGTGAATGTTGCCTTTGAACGTGAGGCGAATCAAGTTGATTTAATTTACGAAGTCAAAGAATTTGGCGCGCGTGCGATTAACGTAGGTGGTAGCTATAACGCTGACTTGGGCTTGTTAGGTACGTTAAGCTATCAAGATCAGAATATTCGGGGGATTAATGAGAATTTGTCGGTAAATGTGGGTTTGAGTCGTAATGACTTGCAGTTTAATACTAAATTAAGCAGTCCTTATCGTGCTACTGAACCTGACCGTTTAGGCTACACAGTTAATGCTTTTCGTCGCCGGGAAGTTTCCGAAACCTTGGATGAAAAAATTACACTCCCCAATGGCGATAAAGTGCGGGAAGGTCAGATTGGTACTGGTATCAGCTTTGTGCAACCCCTTGATGATTGGGATACCACTTTGGGATTTAATTATACTCGCACCAGTATTCGCGATCGCCAAGGTAATATTACCCCAACAGACGCACAAGGCAATCGCCTCACTGCAAGTGAAACCGGTATTGATGATCTAGCTACGGTATCCTTTACCGCCTCTCAAGATAACCGAGATAATATATTTAATCCTACTCAAGGTTCTTTACTGAGTCTGAGTACAGAACAATCTGTACCCGTTGGTCAAGGTAATATTGCCATGAATCGCCTCAAGGCTAACTTTACTCAGTATGTGCCAGTCAAATTATTTAATACTAATAATACTCAGCCACAAGTATTTGCTGTGAATTTTCAAGCGGGTACAGTCATTGGTGATTTACCACCTTATGAAAGTTTTAACTTGGGTGGTTCTAATTCAGTCCGGGGTTACGATGTCGGAGATATTGGGAGTGGTCGCAGTTATGTATTAGCTACCGCAGAATATCGCTTCCCCATTGTGCCAGTATTGGGGGGTGTGGTATTTGCCGATTTTGCCTCAGACTTAGGTTCTGGTGAGACTGTATTAGGAGATCCGGCGGGTGCGCGAGGAAAACCTGGTCAAGGTTTTGGTTATGGCGCTGGGGTGCGTATAGACTCCCCTCTGGGCTTAATCCGCGCTGATTATGGCATTAATGACCAGGGAGAAAGCAAGGTGCATTTAGGTATAGGTCAAAGATTTTAA
- a CDS encoding IS607 family transposase: MFKPHEFAEKIGVSVKTLQRWDNSGKLPAKRTPSGHRFYTENDLLIIQGLKPTEQHRKNIVYCRVSSNGQKPELRNQITAMETFCLNRGLAVDEWVSEIGGGLNFKRKKFLSIMMSMLQGEIAIIVIAHKDRMCRFAYEGLPHTTCKSITISRTADSWFIAFAYEQEHEPTLKKYEVVGVDIGVKELATLSTGVVFPNPKHYKTNLRKLKRLSRKLARKIKGSNNRYKAKITLARHHAKIANLRKNTLHKITTYLCKNHAKIVVENLNVSGMLSNHKLAQVIADCGFYEFKRQLEYKAKKFGCEIIIADRWFPSTKTCSNCGHIQDMPLSERVYNCQNCGHSMDRDLNAAIVLSRLAKP; the protein is encoded by the coding sequence ATGTTTAAACCACATGAATTTGCCGAGAAAATTGGAGTTTCTGTTAAAACACTACAAAGATGGGACAATTCTGGAAAATTACCAGCAAAAAGAACACCATCGGGGCATCGGTTTTATACAGAGAACGACTTATTGATTATTCAGGGATTAAAACCCACAGAGCAACATCGTAAAAATATCGTTTATTGTCGCGTTTCTTCTAATGGACAGAAACCGGAATTGAGGAATCAAATCACCGCTATGGAAACATTTTGTTTAAATAGGGGTTTAGCTGTTGACGAATGGGTATCGGAAATTGGCGGAGGCTTGAACTTTAAAAGAAAGAAGTTCTTATCAATTATGATGTCTATGCTTCAAGGCGAAATCGCAATTATTGTCATAGCTCATAAGGATAGAATGTGTCGTTTTGCTTACGAAGGTTTACCGCATACCACTTGTAAATCAATCACTATATCTCGTACTGCTGACAGTTGGTTTATCGCCTTTGCTTATGAACAAGAGCATGAACCAACCCTTAAAAAGTATGAAGTTGTAGGTGTGGATATTGGGGTAAAAGAATTAGCTACTCTTTCTACAGGTGTAGTATTTCCTAACCCCAAACACTACAAAACTAACCTGAGAAAACTTAAAAGACTTTCTAGGAAACTCGCCAGAAAGATCAAGGGTTCCAACAATAGGTATAAAGCTAAAATTACATTAGCTAGACACCATGCCAAGATAGCTAACTTGAGAAAGAATACCCTTCACAAAATCACTACTTACTTATGCAAAAACCACGCAAAGATAGTCGTAGAGAATTTGAATGTTTCAGGGATGCTATCTAATCATAAATTAGCTCAAGTAATTGCTGATTGCGGATTTTATGAATTCAAGCGTCAGCTAGAATACAAAGCTAAGAAGTTTGGTTGTGAAATAATCATTGCTGACCGTTGGTTTCCATCGACCAAAACCTGTTCCAATTGTGGACATATTCAAGATATGCCACTTTCAGAAAGAGTTTACAATTGCCAAAATTGTGGGCATTCAATGGACAGAGATTTAAACGCAGCAATAGTTTTATCGAGGTTGGCTAAACCTTGA
- a CDS encoding response regulator transcription factor, with protein sequence MNEISIILIEDHDLTRMGLRAALQSHSALKVIGEAANATQGLKLLETAKPDVAVVDIGLPDMDGIELTRKFRRYQAETGQTATKILILTMDHTEDAVLAAFAAGADSYYMKETSINKLTEAIQATHGGNSWIDPAIANVVLRKMRQGIPGETQTADKHKTVKIEALASEYEQVLETYPLTQRELEILELIVAGCSNGQIAEKLYITVGTVKTHVRNILNKLCADDRTQAAVRALRSGLVG encoded by the coding sequence ATGAATGAAATAAGCATTATTTTAATTGAAGATCATGATCTGACCAGAATGGGACTCAGAGCTGCCTTACAATCTCACAGCGCTCTCAAAGTCATTGGTGAGGCGGCAAATGCAACTCAAGGACTAAAACTTTTGGAAACGGCTAAACCAGATGTGGCAGTGGTAGATATTGGCTTACCTGACATGGATGGTATTGAACTCACCCGCAAGTTTAGACGCTATCAAGCCGAAACAGGGCAAACTGCCACAAAAATCCTGATTTTGACTATGGATCACACAGAAGATGCCGTACTGGCTGCTTTTGCCGCAGGTGCAGACTCTTATTACATGAAAGAAACCAGCATCAATAAATTAACCGAAGCCATACAAGCAACTCATGGCGGTAACTCTTGGATTGATCCAGCGATCGCCAATGTGGTACTACGGAAAATGCGCCAAGGTATTCCCGGAGAAACCCAAACTGCCGATAAGCACAAAACCGTCAAAATTGAAGCTTTAGCCAGTGAATACGAACAAGTCTTAGAAACCTATCCTCTAACTCAACGCGAACTGGAAATTTTAGAGTTAATTGTCGCTGGATGCAGCAATGGGCAAATTGCGGAAAAATTATACATCACAGTGGGTACAGTGAAAACTCATGTGCGTAATATCCTGAATAAACTCTGTGCTGATGACCGTACCCAAGCCGCCGTGCGGGCTTTACGTTCTGGTTTAGTTGGATAA
- a CDS encoding lipid-A-disaccharide synthase-related protein translates to MSNISPLSLEATSGLQLLVLSNGHGEDVIATSILQKFQQQENPPDMFALPLVGEGRAYQKLGIPCIGSVRTMPSGGFIYMDGRELVRDLRGGLLQLTLNQIQAVRGWVGSQKKLGNKSAILAVGDIVPLLFAAFSGANYAFVGTAKSEYYVRNEVGLLPRKSQSARWENFSGSIYHPWERWLMSRRRCQAVFPRDALTTEILQKWSIPAFDLGNPMMDDLEAKVSKPKFPSSAAHEPEVAKPLVVTLLPGSRPPEAYANWEIIMLAVSALMASFLAGDGILQSYGNMIFLGAIAPGLDQGILSASLKSQGWETHTESPLAIADADALIFGQRSCYVVLTQQGYNDCLYWGDLAIAMAGTATEQFVGLGKPAIAIPGNGPQYNPAFAEAQSRLLGASLFLVDNPGQVPLVVQSLWQNPNTLQIISENGIRRMGKPGAARRIADCLRQKWC, encoded by the coding sequence ATGAGTAATATTTCCCCATTATCGTTAGAAGCAACTTCTGGTTTGCAGTTACTGGTTTTAAGCAATGGTCATGGAGAAGATGTGATTGCTACCAGCATTTTGCAGAAATTCCAGCAACAAGAAAACCCCCCAGATATGTTTGCATTACCTTTGGTGGGTGAAGGGCGTGCTTACCAAAAGTTAGGTATTCCCTGTATTGGTTCAGTCCGCACTATGCCTTCTGGGGGCTTTATTTATATGGATGGACGGGAATTAGTCAGGGATTTACGTGGCGGTTTGTTGCAACTTACCCTGAATCAAATTCAAGCTGTGCGTGGTTGGGTGGGTTCCCAAAAAAAATTAGGTAACAAGAGCGCTATTTTAGCTGTTGGGGATATTGTCCCTCTGTTATTTGCTGCTTTTAGTGGTGCTAATTATGCTTTTGTGGGGACGGCAAAATCAGAATATTATGTACGGAATGAAGTGGGACTATTACCGAGGAAATCCCAATCTGCACGTTGGGAAAACTTTTCTGGTTCAATTTATCATCCTTGGGAACGGTGGTTGATGAGTCGTCGCCGTTGTCAGGCGGTGTTCCCTAGAGATGCGTTGACTACGGAAATATTACAAAAGTGGTCAATTCCGGCTTTTGATTTGGGTAATCCGATGATGGATGATTTAGAAGCGAAGGTTTCCAAACCAAAATTTCCTAGTTCCGCCGCCCATGAGCCAGAAGTGGCTAAACCATTAGTGGTCACTTTATTACCTGGTTCCCGTCCCCCGGAAGCTTACGCTAACTGGGAAATTATTATGCTTGCTGTGTCTGCATTGATGGCGAGTTTCTTAGCCGGTGATGGAATTTTACAAAGTTATGGAAATATGATATTTCTGGGTGCGATCGCTCCTGGTTTAGACCAAGGTATTTTATCCGCAAGTCTGAAATCCCAAGGCTGGGAAACCCATACAGAATCTCCTCTTGCCATTGCTGATGCTGATGCGTTGATATTTGGGCAAAGAAGCTGTTATGTTGTCCTGACACAACAAGGGTATAATGATTGTCTCTATTGGGGAGATTTAGCGATCGCAATGGCTGGGACAGCAACAGAACAATTTGTTGGTTTAGGAAAACCCGCGATCGCAATTCCCGGTAATGGTCCCCAATATAACCCAGCTTTTGCCGAAGCTCAAAGCCGACTTTTAGGCGCGTCTCTATTTTTAGTAGACAATCCAGGACAAGTTCCCCTGGTGGTGCAATCGCTGTGGCAAAATCCTAATACTTTGCAAATAATTTCCGAAAACGGCATCCGGCGCATGGGTAAACCAGGGGCAGCCCGTAGAATTGCTGATTGTTTACGTCAAAAGTGGTGTTAA